The proteins below come from a single Solea solea chromosome 6, fSolSol10.1, whole genome shotgun sequence genomic window:
- the tspo gene encoding translocator protein — protein sequence MWLSMIGMTALPHLGGLYGGYITRKEVKTWYQTLKKPSWRPPNAAFPVVWTCLYTGMGYGSYLIWKELGGFTEGAVVPMGLYGLQLALNWAWTPIFFGAHKMKLALFEIILLTGTVGATMVSWYSINRTATLLLAPYLSWLCVATTLNYCIWRDNREDKEE from the exons ATGTGGCTGTCTATGATTGGAATGACAGCCCTGCCCCACCTGGGTGGGTTGTATGGTGGCTACATCACACGCAAAGAAGTCAAGACCTGGTACCAGACTCTGAAGAAACCGTCATGGCGCCCGCCAAATGCTGCATTCCCTGTAGTGTGGACATGTTTGTACACAGGCATGGG GTATGGCTCCTACCTGATATGGAAAGAACTGGGGGGCTTCACTGAAGGCGCAGTGGTTCCAATGGGACTTTATGGGCTTCAGCTAGCTCTGAACTGGGCCTGGACTCCTATTTTCTTTGGTGCACACAAGATGAAATTG GCACTCTTTGAGATTATACTTCTAACTGGGACCGTTGGAGCCACCATGGTGTCTTGGTATTCCATCAACCGCACTGCCACGCTGCTACTGGCACCGTACCTGTCCTGGCTGTGCGTCGCCACCACTCTCAACTACTGCATATGGAGAGACAACCGTGAGGACAAAGAGGAGTAG
- the LOC131461363 gene encoding ubiquinol-cytochrome-c reductase complex assembly factor 2: MSATRYRRFLKLCEEWPRYQTKGGHDLGTVLRQRVASAFREGENTQISDPEKCDQMYESLARINGNVYRERFPRVRDTSFTGVTVEECRLFLSESIQRVDEDKKGLWKTVMERFSKSPEDAPEKAPEK, translated from the exons ATGTCTGCCACTCGGTATCGTCGGTTTTTGAAGCTGTGTGAAGAGTGGCCCCGGTATCAGACCAAGGGAGGCCACGATTTAGGGACGGTTCTGCGGCAAAGAGTCGCTTCTGCCTTCCGTGAGGGTGAAAACACGCAG aTCTCGGATCCAGAGAAATGTGATCAGATGTATGAAAGTTTGGCCCGGATCAATGGCAATGTATACAGAGAACGA TTTCCTCGTGTAAGAGACACAAGTTTTACTGGCGTCACTGTAGAAGAATGTAGACTATTTTTGTCAG AGAGTATTCAACGggtggatgaagacaaaaaggGGCTGTGGAAGACAGTAATGGAAAGATTTTCCAAATCACCCGAAGACGCTCCAGAGAAGGCTCCTGAAAAATAA
- the c6h1orf74 gene encoding UPF0739 protein C1orf74 homolog, translating into MSTQEAFVAAARKHLCAGRKSLSVPQSLDLAAQVLAVNLGLKPALLYDSNGTSPEQVQQYVSSLQSSQLVSESLFTLDLNGDTLIVNPFAVRSNLEQVLGGGGAIPVIDVCHSLEKPVITDKLRLELKSIIQDLLLILRDSQQLEVVEKPLCVGEKCEDWNLCTVFGLLLDYPVIYWFDQTNSFENCLSMTPLVVTTAAVTWQAATADHRCRLYSFSVPAVLLEETQSNLDSWRLRLQEKFQQQNVFKDLGVCQSTVTLPSVCL; encoded by the coding sequence ATGTCCACTCAGGAGGCTTTTGTTGCTGCAGCTCGTAAACATCTGTGTGCTGGAAGAAAAtctctctctgttcctcagAGTCTGGACCTGGCTGCTCAGGTCCTGGCTGTCAATTTGGGGTTGAAACCTGCTCTGCTGTACGACAGTAATGGCACCAGTCCAGAGCAGGTGCAGCAGTATGTGAGCTCTCTGCAGTCTTCCCAGCTTGTGTCTGAATCACTTTTCACATTGGATTTAAATGGAGACACACTTATTGTTAATCCATTTGCTGTTAGGTCAAATCTAGAGCAGGTGCTGGGCGGTGGCGGTGCCATCCCTGTGATTGATGTCTGTCACTCACTGGAGAAGCCTGTCATTACTGACAAACTCAGATTAGAGCTCAAGAGCATAATACAAGATTTACTGCTAATTCTGAGAGATTCTCAACAGCTAGAAGTGGTAGAGAAACCTCTTTGTGTGGGAGAGAAATGTGAAGACTGGAATCTGTGCACAGTCTTCGGTCTATTGTTGGACTACCCTGTAATTTACTGGTTTGATCAGACCAACAGCTTTGAAAACTGTCTGTCTATGACTCCTCTGGTGGTTACTACAGCTGCAGTAACATGGCAGGCGGCCACTGCAGACCACAGATGTCGTCTATACTCTTTCAGCGTCCCGGCTGTTCTGCTCGAAGAGACGCAGTCCAACCTGGACTCCTGGAGGCTTCGTTTACAAGAGAAATTTCAGCAGCAAAATGTCTTCAAGGATCTTGGGGTTTGTCAAAGCACAGTGACTCTGCCCTCAGTCTGTCTGTGA
- the sirt4 gene encoding NAD-dependent protein lipoamidase sirtuin-4, mitochondrial translates to MRLPWLTLTLHSAPVRRAASFVPTSRTTDAHSLDLLQEFVSRARRLFVITGAGLSTESGIPDYRSEGVGLYARTSRRPMEHAEFVRSAKSRQRYWARNFVGWPQFSSHQPNSAHKVLQQWEERGKLHWLVTQNVDALHSKAGQKRLTELHGCTHRVVCLGCGAISAREELQRRFISLNPEWRAQAGVVAPDGDVFLEDEQVLHFRVPHCDDCGGILKPEVTFFGDSVKKGTVQFVHDRLGESDAVLVVGSSLQVYSGYRFLLAAKDRKIPVAILNIGPTRADHLAELKVSGRCGEVLSVIHPL, encoded by the exons ATGAGACTGCCATGGCTGACTCTCACATTACACTCAGCACCTGTAAGGAGGGCGGCGTCCTTTGTCCCCACCAGCAGGACCACTGATGCCCACTCACTGGACCTGCTGCAGGAGTTTGTCTCCAGAGCCAGGCGACTGTTTGTCATCACTGGAGCCGGCCTCTCCACGGAGTCGGGCATCCCTGACTATCGCTCTGAAGGTGTTGGACTGTATGCCCGCACGAGTAGACGACCAATGGAGCATGCAGAGTTTGTCCGCAGTGCAAAGTCCCGCCAGCGCTACTGGGCCAGAAACTTTGTCGGGTGGCCACAGTTCTCCTCCCATCAGCCAAACTCTGCACACAAGGTTCTGCAGCAgtgggaggagagggggaagcTGCACTGGCTCGTTACACAAAATGTGGATGCTCTTCACTCAAAGGCAGGACAGAAGAGATTAACTGAGCTCCATGGctgcacacacag GGTGGTTTGTCTCGGCTGTGGTGCCATTTCAGCGAGGGAGGAGCTTCAGAGAAGATTCATATCATTAAACCCAGAGTGGAGAGCTCAGGCAGGCGTTGTAGCTCCAGATGGCGACGTCTTCCTAGAGGACGAGCAGGTGCTCCATTTCAGAGTCCCCCACTGTGACGACTGTGGGGGAATACTGAAGCCCGAGGTCACGTTCTTCGGAGACAGCGTGAAAAAGGGGACGGTACAGTTTGTGCACGACAGACTGGGAGAGTCGGACGCGGTGCTTGTTGTTGGGTCCTCGTTACAG GTATATTCAGGATACAGGTTCCTGCTGGCAGCAAAGGACAGGAAAATACCGGTTGCCATCCTGAACATTGGACCCACAAGAGCCGACCACCTGGCTGAGCTGAAAGTGAGCGGCCGCTGTGGTGAAGTGCTGTCAGTCATTCATCCTCTTTGA
- the sxph gene encoding saxiphilin-like, translated as MRGFYTILLFYTFACCTKGKKTRWCTVSDPEQKKCAELAKALVAVLPPAAVAAFARLSCIRASSTTDCIERIRANRADIVTLDAGEVYSAVRQFGLVAVAKEIYSDGGCILSVAVVRNSSIDVRSLQGLRSCHSGVRWTAGWSLPLGFLLSRNYLSWSKEHPLSQDVSTFFNASCVPGATAMAPRLCALCQGQKSYIRQKNYHCETSHSEPFYNSQGALRCLRSGTGDVAFVDHLALESIEGSESDEFRLLCADGTQAPLSQYRSCNLGRGPGGGVVTRVNFRKVARKFITTAQTLFGQRGRERHRFQLFNSSTFGENDLLFKDVTDKLSVLSDDMDVSQVLGLDYVALLKGLGHEGSSLEDSVVRWCCISHAEQKKCEEWALSIKSDPLVCVGAASMRECIEKIKRDEVDAASLDATHSFIAGKCGLVPVVTEYYGRKCALAEGSAPLEADSKSIKMTHTHRDFGSVYVEELPCLFSSVLPSVVGVAVAKRSSRSIFMGNLGGRRSCQGHMYSPAGWMLPYTHTLSLEHNSSFCDPDQAYNQVFWKGCLPGSQGNLCKVCMGGTGEAATKRCADNHNERFYGNMGALRCLVGDPSGKSHGDVAFLEQHNLQDNIHSLSSTGWAEGWTPSDFELLCGDGRRAPLSEWESCHLGVIPPNIIMTRPVLTARVYDFLMKSQETLAAKSDSEFKLFESQQYGQSDLLFKDATQCFVHTSHMDYRSILGEEFYTRADAVFNCTHSDILEFCGQDVCSIF; from the exons ACCGACTGCATCGAAAGGATCAGG GCAAACCGCGCTGACATCGTGACATTAGACGCAGGAGAAGTTTATTCTGCTGTGAGGCAGTTTGGTCTCGTCGCTGTCGCCAAGGAGATATACAGTGACG GAGGCTGTATTCTGTCTGTGGCTGTGGTGAGAAACAGCAGCATAGACGTACGATCCCTGCAGGGCCTCAGGAGTTGTCACAGTGGAGTGCGATGGACAGCTGGGTGGAGTCTTCCTCTGGGCTTCCTGCTGTCCCGGAACTACCTGAGCTGGTCCAAAGAGCACCCGCTCAGTCAGG ATGTCAGTACCTTCTTCAATGCCAGCTGTGTTCCTGGAGCCACTGCCATGGCTCCACGTCTGTGTGCTCTGTGCCAGGGCCAGAAGTCTTACATTCGCCAGAAGAATTACCACTGTGAAACGTCCCACAGTGAGCCTTTCTACAACAGCCAAGGGGCCCTCAG GTGTCTCAGGAGCGGGACAGGAGATGTGGCATTTGTGGACCATTTAGCCCTCGAGAGCATCGAAG GGAGTGAGAGCGATGAGTTCCGATTACTGTGTGCTGATGGCACACAGGCTCCTCTCAGCCAGTACAGGAGCTGTAACCTTGGACGCGGTCCAGGAGGAGGCGTCGTCACCAGAGTCAACTTTCGCAAAGTTGCTCGCAAATTTATTACAACCgctcag ACGCTGTTTGGtcagcgagggagagagaggcaccGCTTCCAACTCTTTAACTCGTCCACTTTCGGGGAAAATGATCTTCTCTTCAAAGATGTGACGGATAAATTATCCGTTCTGTCAGACGACATGGACGTCAGTCAGGTGCTGGGTCTGGATTATGTGGCTCTCCTCAAAGGTCTTGGACATGAAG gaagcTCACTGGAGGACAGTGTTGTGCGATGGTGCTGCATCAGCCACGCAGAGCAGAAGAAATGTGAAGAGTGGGCTCTGAGCATCAAGTCAGACCCGCTGGTGTGCGTCGGAGCCGCTTCCATGCGTGAGTGTATCGAGAAAATTAAG AGGGATGAGGTGGACGCGGCTTCACTGGATGCGACACACTCATTCATCGCTGGGAAGTGTGGTCTCGTCCCTGTAGTGACAGAATATTATG GTAGAAAATGTGCGCTTGCTGAAGGATCAGCTCCCTTGGAGGCAGACAGTAAAAGCATCAAAATGACTCACACTCACAGGGATTTTGGAAGTGTTTATGTTGAAGAACTGCCGTGTCTCTTCTCCTCAGTGTTGCCGTCTGTGGTGGGTGTAGCTGTGGCAAAGCGCTCCAGCAGAAGTATATTCATGGGGAACCTGGGAGGGCGTCGGTCGTGCCAGGGTCACATGTACAGCCCCGCAGGCTGGATGCtgccgtacacacacacgttaagcCTGGAGCACAACAGCAGCTTTTGTGACCCAGACCAAG CGTACAACCAGGTGTTTTGGAAAGGCTGTCTTCCCGGCTCTCAGGGGAATCTATGCAAAGTGTGTATGGGAGGCACCGGAGAGGCTGCGACCAAACGCTGCGCTGACAACCACAATGAACGTTTCTACGGCAACATGGGGGCTTTAAG GTGTTTGGTTGGAGATCCCAGTGGGAAAAGCCACGGTGATGTGGCCTTCCTGGAGCAGCACAACCTTCAGGATAATATCCACA GTTTGAGCTCGACAGGTTGGGCAGAGGGTTGGACGCCATCGGACTTTGAGTTGCTGTGCGGTGACGGCCGTCGGGCCCCACTGTCAGAGTGGGAGAGCTGTCATCTGGGGGTTATCCCCCCAAACATCATCATGACAAGGCCGGTGCTCACAGCACGAGTGTACGACTTCCTCATGAAGTCACAG GAAACTTTGGCAGCCAAGTCCGATTCAGAGTTCAAGCTCTTTGAGTCTCAACAATACGGACAAAGTGATCTGTTGTTTAAAGATGCAACACAGTGTTTTGTCCACACGAGCCACATGGACTACCGCTCCATCCTTGGAGAGGAGTTTTACACTCGTGCAGACGCTGTCTTCAACTGCACTCACTCTG ATATCCTGGAGTTTTGCGGTCAGGATGTGTGCAGCATATTCTAA